AAAACTGACTGGAATACTCGTATACACAATTTGTGATTCTTAAAACATTTTGGCGTTTACGCTTGTCGCACAGTGGCGCGTGCCAATTCATCTGTAGGTCCTAGATATCTCACTGCGCTGTGATTTTTACTTATgaatagaagaaaatattgtccgcGTGTCTGAAGTACTTAGAGAAGTCAGTGTGATGATAGGATCCATACTTAATATAGCTATAAAGGGTAATTGGCCCGCGGTCGTTATATttgcgtaaataaataaatatccacAGTGAATACTGAATGACGCGTATCCGCTCCTACTTCGATAAACATTTCGCGCGTCATAGTATTTTATGCATCATCACTTATTATTATCCAACTATCTCTAAACGCACCGCCTAGCGCCAACGGTATTGATCCACTGCACTCTGCAGCCACAGCATTCATTATGGAGGGGACTTCCCCGAGAAGTGTGTCTATAGCTAGATACTCAATTACGTATGTTGTGGTGGTTCCGTAGCTTCACGAGTTTGTTTTAGTTAACTTGTTATTTGACAACCTTATGTATAATGTTGTATAGTGGTAGGTGTCATAGTAGAGATTAAAGCAGAGAATTTTCATGGTAAACATTCGTgcaaatgtattaaaaaaatacaaatgttgTCAGCATTTTTAATGGGCAATTAGAACTTTGAAAAATATAGAATCGTCATGTTACATCGGGCGGGAACTTATATAACGACTGCATTTATCAACACGCGATGCaactttgtttaaaaacaaaagtttaaCACGAATGCTTTAAGCTAAGCCGTAAGTGCCTTCAAGGATTATTAagtacaaaaactaaataatgaaCGAAGAAATACTTACATATGAAATTAAATGACAAAATTCACATAAATAACCAGATGGTTCAGATTGGGTAGCTTGAGAGGAGTGTAGTTACAATCCAGCCagttctggggcccgattctcctaattttacttaagcaacatacgattcacgttcgactgcgatccaatcccgactcgattacgattgaaacgtatgtggcattccgctattttttctttgaaataaacgtttttatccttttctgttattcaataatgaatcattttgtctgcaaatgattaactattgcaatatgattgtagagcaaactaccgtataggcCAAAatgaccaaaatagcagaccaatcgcaaaccaatcgaatgtcgctggaatacgattggtcttatattagtagcagaatgcccgatatggttaaaactgctattgcgatcatattgcgattcgatttctattcgattttgacattattaacttaggagaatcgggcccctggtgacCAAAACGAATCAATGAAATCATAAAGTGGTAATAAACGAATGGATTGATTTTCAGAATGAGAGTTTCAGAttaatgatttgatttattattttaaaaagtgcGACTAAAATTTCATCCACTTTAAATCTATCAATTCTAGAATACTTACCGTTAACACAGTGATACCCTGGGGGTATCACggatacttacctacttatgtcAGGACCCGTGGCAACcccatgtttattatttaccgaATACCGATACTTCATACTACTTCTATAATTAATCCTTCATTATGAACccaataatatttcaaaagaaCGGAACCCTGTTTCCATCTTTGCGATTATATTTAATTCTGAAACCTCGTTCATACTTTGGGAAATAACCGCAGTTGGCCATTTGAGTGAGATATTCTCACAAAGATTTCGCCCTATAGTCTATGGGCATTGCATAGTTTGTTCGGAGTTTACAGAGGCGAGTACGAAGTGAAGTGAGTTTTGATAACTTAGTATCCAGTTTGCTAGTTTATAAAGGTAGGCGAGATCGGATGAAACTTCAGTGCTTTGCGCAAATTCTGCTCAGTGCGATTAAGTAAAAGTTCATCCATTCCATTGGTAAGTTTTTTTCCATTGTTCTCTTCTCAcgattgattttatttaaaaacatagagATTtgcttgttttaatttaaaatgttcgGTTGATGTCTTGTTGCGTTTTTCATCGATTACTGAATTGCGTGCAAAATCTAAATGCTCTCAAAATGGCTGCCCAACATCGCCAACAATGATGTTCACACCAATCGTGTGCCTTATGTAGGTATCTGCAATTTGGATTTTGACTTTCTGCTAAAGTCTAAATCGGTAATCTTATTTTCACGATTCCTTTTTGCTAGATTCCCTGTATTAGTATAAAATGTAGGGAATGTTTGTGAAAAGCTCAATGTTCTCAAAATGGCCGACCAACATCGCCATTCGCCAACAATGAAAATTCTTATTCATTCTTAACTTGCCGGCTGTGATATCGCTGTCTGAATCAGACTGAAGATAGGTTATACAACAGCTACCACCATTATTTGGAATGGCATTAATTGTGTAGATAGGTGGTCGATACTATTTTAAGTTTCGTTTTGTTTGCCTTCAAGTGACCGCACCCATCGTCAAACTCAATACATTGAGAGGACAAAGTGCCAACCAGAATAATTCTGTGAAAATAAGTATTATAGTGATAATATCTTTGTCAACAAAATAACACTTCGAGTGCCAAAATAAATAGGGTTTTATTTAAGTAGTAGGTAGTCCTCTGAACTTTACATACCTTGAGCAAGTAGCCTAGGTATCACTTAACCCCTTGAATTCCAGTGCGCGGATTCACGCGAGACCCAATTGAGTTTCTATTGTTCActaattagcggcatacaagCAGTTAATGCCTAGGGTTCTAACTAACTTTTTGTGCACAAATGTTTCAGTAAAAATGGGTCTTTTGGCTGCAATTGCTGTCAATGTTGTGGGAGGTGCCGTCATTTACGGTACCGGAGGTCTTCTGGCTCCCGTAGTGGCGCCAATGCTGGGCTTCGGCAGTGCTGGCATCGCGGCGGGGTCCACTGCCGCTGCCGCTCAGGCCTACTACGGCAATCTTGCTGCAGGCTCCATCATATCGCAGCTGACTGCCGCTGCTATGGTGGCACCTACACCGTGAGTACCATCTTCAGATTTTTCGTGTCTGTATTCTGATAGTAGatgacatattattttatttataatagtgAGAATATTAATCAAATGGTGAAAAAAATCATATCAATTTTGTCTTACTTATACATCCTACTAAAGCACTACtttatcacatacctacacataATAGAAGAATATAGAAGAACGGCTCCCACGGACTCTACTTGTAATGCTTGGACTTGTATGTAGCCTCGACTGCCTtctattgattttgtttttatgtaggtatatgtcaccggaaaataacaagactcgTACCTACCcaagttgatcaattttctaggtagttGATCAACTCTCGGAAAGTAAAAACGGTAGTTGAAACGATAAAAACCTGACAAGCACAACATATTTTAGATTTACAGCTCTAGTTTCGTGTTAAATATAAAGCCCTACAATGATCGTTTCCTTTGTTACAGATAATTTCGCATCATCGACATTGCATTTATAACAATGTGATTGTAGtgcagtaataaaatatttggaacaacatattagttttatttaactaaTTGAACGTAAGGGGTATTAAATACTTTATCGACTCAACGTTGCAGATACTTAGTAGGTTAGGTAGTCCTAGATGTCCTAGGTAGAATTTTGAACAATATGAGACTTCAGAAGTAAGCACATTATGGGGCTCCCGACTgagatatattttttgcttGAATATTTTTGACAGTCAGTCAGTAGGTAATCAGAAgtcaaaaagtctgacaaccagtcttacgaaGGGGTATCGGTTGGCCTAactaactgggttgtggaggttgGGCAGTCAATCGGTGTTAAACACTAGTACtagttgcatccggttagactgggagccgaacAAACTCAATCCACCCCAAACTCTCCCCCATTTATTATGATAAGATATGGAACATTAACATTGTCTATGTGATTTTGCGTAGTCATCATCCacgcttttaatttaattaatatttctactTGAACATAAACTGCACTGTCAAAcgactttttttgaaaacttATGACACAAATACACTCGTTGATTGCCTTGCCTTTAACTaaaagtaaacaatcttgatagcaCTTTTGCACAAATGAATATGGAACCAGTAAATTACtgattaaaatagtaattcaattaattaaatcattagttttaaaataaaattcatatcaaGATGTTTATCTTGAGCTAAGTCTCCTATTAAAAACTATAGATACTTATTGATATTAATATAGGTTCCAAACCCGTAAATATCCCGTGATTCGATAAGGTATAACAAAACACAGCATTTGGACATAACGATTTATATGGCGTGAGCGTGTAGATCATAGTACAAGCCCTTAGCTTCGAGCAGTTGGTGGTGTGTGCCGGCCTCAGCGACCCGTCCCTTGGCGATCACACAGATGAGGTCGGCGTCGCGGACCGTGCTCAGCCGGTGCGCGATGGTCACGCATGTGCGACCCGCTTTGGCGGCGTCTAGAGCCTCTTGCACTACCTATCAATTACACAAAGAAAGATGAAAAGTTACTACATAATTGACCTCATAAGCCTACACGAGGTGACAATTCAGTATTTGACGAGTCAAATTCATTACTTTTATTGTCAAAACCGGTTACTTTCTATATAGTTTGTATGAAATTGTGAAAAATGACGTCACAGATTTTTCACATCAAGCTGTGTGCTGTGCTTATTTTCCATAAAAcaacgatatatttttttccatcaGAACAATAAATGAAAGTGACATTATCTAAGATCTCTAAGATGCTATCTTAGATGCTATAACATATATATGATAACTAAGATGCTTTTCCAAATGAATaaagtatctatttattttgaacctAGTCAGATTTACAATTGTACGATAATAACCTTCTCGCTTTCAGTATCCAAAGCACTAGTGGCCTCGTCTAGGAGCAGAATCTTGGGATGTCGTATCAGAGCCCGCGCTATTGCCACTCTCTGCTTCTGTCCACCAGACAACTGCATGCCTTTTGCGCCTATGTTCGTCTCATACCCCTGGTgtaaataatgataatgttttAGAAGGTTTGAAGCAGGTTTTGATTTAAAGGTCTTTCCAAGTCGCTAATGACAGCTTAATTAGCATTTTTGCAATTTATACCCTTAAAACAGCTCTCAAAATAAGATTTATACCTAAGCATATTGTTTTCATTAATGACAGGCAATTACAATTAGTTTGTTCAGTTTCAGTAAGATTTGTTATCTCTATGCCCCCATAGGATATAGATAGATACATAGGTACGTATGTAATATTGTCCGGACAGGCACGTATTTTGTTTAAACATGAAACAcgtaaaaatatatggacgTAAGTAAGTATTACCTGCGGTAATGACACAATGAAGTTATGTATGTTAGCTTGCTTGGCTGCCTGCACGATCTCTTCGTGCGTAGGCCCACGTTCATAGTCCCCATACGCGATGTTCTCCGCAATACTGTAGTCGAAGAGTACAGGCTCCTGTGACACCAGGCCGAAGCCCGAACGAGCCTCCGAGAGCAACAGCCCCGGCAGAGGTAACCCGTCTAAACACTGCTCCGGAtgcagaaaaaagaaaaaaatatcaaaaatattagcAAGCTATAAAAAGGTAGgctatttattcaaagtaggctgaaaatcagcacgtttaaagttcaattttataaaagacAGCTCTTCCCctttttctatgtatttttgctggaaGAGGATGGTGGAGCAAACACTctagcaacacaattctgtcagTATGGTTTGAAGGTTCGgttctttataaaattaaatgctctGCTAAACTATCGAATTGCTCTACCATACCCAGTCTGTCATCTAGCAGCAACTGTTCTTAAATTTAGATAACTAGGCGAACACAGCATCAATCACTAACCACTTCTCCGACGTCAGGATCGTAGTATCTCTGCAGAAGTTGTATGACCGTGCTCTTGCCGCAGCCGCTGTGCCCGACCAGCGCTATCGTTTTGCCTCTCTCAACCTATGGATCAGATCTATTGATGATTGAAAATCAAATACGATATATGACTTATTGCCTGAAAAGGATTTTTGCAAGATTTACTTTTCTGAATCgccgaacaaaaataaaagttatttaaatattattttctcggATCGGCTGTACCCCTCAATGCCTAACAGATCTCGTATGAGAATGTTTGAGAGTGTTTgtctaatttttaattaatatttatataggtaccctGATTCCTCGATAAGTCCGTATTCATACCTTCAAGTCCAACCCTCGTAATACTTGCACTCCCGGCCTGCTGGGGTATCGAAACTGCACATCATGTAAGCTCGCCTCACCCTTCGGCCTCTAAGAATATTATGCGATATAaaatcaatactaatattataaagctgaagagtttgtttgtttgtttgtttgaacgcgctaatctcaggaactactggtccgatttgaaaatttctttcagtgttagatagcccatttatcgaggaaggctataggctactttttatcctggtacgggaagtagttcccacgggatgcgggtgaaaccgctggcggaagttagtcaaatataaaaatatgcaagACCAGCTGTAAAATACGAAGAATACTTACAAATGGAGTGATGACAGGTGTAGCCGGATCACATATCTGTGGCTTCGTTTCAAGCAGTGCAACGATTCGGGAAGCTGCACTCACGCCCTTCTGGAACTCGGGAGCGAACGTGAACGCGTTCTGCGCTTGACCTGACGCCATTTGCAAAGACTGTGTAGTCCTGGTGACATCGTGAGTATTTTGTGTGGGTCTACTCAAAGAATTTCTATAAACTGGTCCTTGATATAAGTATACCTTGAGCTGAACAATATAAGGTATTTACATTGCGAATTATAACGTTACACTTCTACTTACAAAGAGTCAATTTTCTTGGTTAACTTTCAAGTTCTACAGATACATCGTACTCAAAAGACTACTAAGTACCCACCTCATTTCTAAATCTACAATCTTATATCACTCACACTAGAATATTTTCGTAGGGAACACCCTCAGCCACAATGAGACTTCCACCGTATGTCAGTGCTGTGGCATTGATGAAGTTGAAAATGGAACGCGAGAGGCCGTTGACGAGTCCTCGACAGTGCGCGGCCTTCTTGGCGTCTTTAAGTGCTGGGGCCAGTTGACGCACGTACTCTCGAACGAATAGACGTTCCTGGCCAAGGCAAACCACCGTGCGAATGTTACTCACCGCCTCTATGGCCACCTATAGAACATCGGTATTTGTTTAAGATGTTGGCATGAACAGTCGACAAAGCAGTTCGTGTGACGATGCTGAACATGACCTGAATTTGTAACTATAGTTTCTGTCTTCAGGGGtaggcagaagccagtaagtttgacaccagtctaaccaaggggtattgggttgcccgagcaactgggttgagggggtcagatagggcagtcgctccttgtaaagcactggtaggtactcagctacatccggttaaactggaagctgaccccaacatagtttgggaaaaaggctcggaggaagaccCGCTCCTAAACAAACTCGACCATCAGCCGAAAACTGATCTGATTTAGTAAAACATTAGTTACCTTAGTGCTATTCTCCAAAGACTTGGCGTTTCCAAAAGACTCCTGGCTTACGGCCTTGACCTGCTGGTACACTACGAAAGCGATGAGCGGCAGAAAGCACAGCGCGACCAATCCTACACGGTACTCGAAGAGCATGGCCAATACCAGCGCCAGGCCTATGGCCCCGAAGCCTTGCAGACATATGCCTATCCGCTGGCCAGACGCCTGAAAACGATACGTATACGTACTTTACTGTAATACCGTCAAAATAATCAGATCGAGTCATTATTTACTCCTTTGAAGATGGGGCTTCAAAGGTTCTTTAACCCCCATCTCTTCACAAACAAAGCTAGTACAATCCTTGCCTTTATTATAATAGGTAGATTAAACCACAACCTTGTTCAAGGATTTGATTTGCCGTATCAACTCTTAATGATGAACAATTTGTATGGTTGTTAATCAGTTGATAGGACTAGCGCATACTTACACCTTGCACATATGCAGCCTCAGCCGACAGTTTGGCGCACAACGCGCCGGTGGAGTTTCTTCTCTCATCGTAGAACGCCACGTGCTGTCGCAGAAGGTGCTCGAACATTCGAGAACGAAGCCTCTCAGTCATGTGCGCGCCTGCCACCCCAAATGATACAGCCTAAAGAAATAATCATGCAGTAGTTTAGAATTGTGATTATACGTATGGTGGCTTTTTTTGCTAACCACCAtaacatatgtaggtaggtaccttcaGTAGCACCTAATAATAGAGTAATTAACTAAACATTTGCATGTGTGAAAGTAATTCTCGACCGAGGTTAAACTTGCACAAAATTACATGTGTAAATAACACTTATCGTTTTAACTGATTTAATAagggataaaaataaaaggccATAGGTAAGTATGCATTTTGTACACAAAAATAGTTTGCTTAAATCTAATAAGTATTTTgatcagtgggtcgtcttaagGGCGGTTTATGTTTTTAGATGAACAAGGAGACCACTTCTACCAAAACTTACTTCAATCAAATTAGACGTGCCCATCACAAGTCCAATACATATGCACATAAGGGATACTTTCTTTACTTTTTCCATTAACTTATTAGGGTCGGGGTCCGACATAGACTGAAAGAAATGCATCAAAATTAGAATTTTGCTAACCGAGTTATGCTTCGGAGGCACCTGATTCTCATAACACATGCTCACGAAATGTCGTTGGCAATGTCTTATGATTAATAGAACTCCTAAATGGGATGCAGcttgattaaattaataatgtcacGCACACCGAACAAATCGCCGAAAACAACGATGAAAAGCGGCATAGAGAACCCGATGACGATAGAGCAGACCGTCCCCACCGCCAGCCACCTCCATTCCTGCGACTTCATGGCTATCAACCGCCAGAACGACATACGAGACCTTTTCACTTCTTCGTCTTCTTCCACTAGCTTAAACACATTGGAAAGAAGTCAAAAAGTAATTTACGTTGACCCGCTAGTCTGTTCTATGCTTGAGACGAACTTACTGTCAAAGCTTCAGCACCTTCATTATCTGACGCGCTAGATTCCGATCTAACCAGCGTATGATCTgcaacatattatattttttaattgcaaGACACAAACGAGGTAagaaaaatctttaatttatttaggtcCTGATAGTATTAAACGTCTCAGCAAAAATAGTCTAGCTAGAAGAAGACAATGCTTTCAGAATCCTGACCTTCTGTAGCGACGACATGTTCAGGCTCCTGTAGATTCACCATTTCATAGTAGTGCCCCTTGTTGGCCATCAGGTCTTCATGCGTGCCTGACTCCACGACTTGGCCATCGTCCATCACGTATATAAGGCCAACATGTCGAATGGTGGACAGTCGATGAGCCACTATGACCGTCGTACGTCCTTCCGCAGCCTAGTTAAGCACATTCGTATTGAATAGTTATTTAGCAACAAACGCTGGAAATACTCTCAAGGGGATCAAACTCACAGGATCCCCATTGACCTAGAGATATGGTAATAAACGTAAACAAACCTTATCAAGTGCCAATTGCACTTTAGCTTCGGAAGCAGTATCCAGGGCGCTAGTTGCCTCGTCCAACAGAAGAACTCGAGGATTTCGTACTAAAGCGCGGGCTATCGCTATCCGTTGCTTCTGACCGCCGGACAACGATGCACCACGTTCGCCTACCAGTGTATCATAGCCCTGAGAATATTTCCTATCTAATTTAGATCAAGATTCGGATGTCGAACTTCACATTTATAAGCCACTCCATCTCTTACTTTcagagatataaaaaaatacgtaatgTCCAAATGATGTAAAGCTTACAATAAGTTAAATAGGATTTTCGATTAAAGATCTTTAATACCTTCGGCAGTTTGGTGATGAAGACATGAGCATTAGCCTCCTTAGCAGCCTCTCGTATGTCTGCGTCGGTGGCATCCTCGCGGCCGAACCGTATGTTCTCCCGCACCGTGTTGTTGAACAGCACCGGCTCCTGGCGCACCAGCCCGATCTGCGCCCGCAGCCATTGTACCGACAGGTCACGCACGTCCATATTGTCCACACACACCTAGTTTGTAGGAACGCTTCTAATTtgaaataagaatttatttaccATCAATGAAAGTAGTACTCACTAGGTAGCTACAGTTAAATGCTGCTATGAAATCACTCGCAACGGTTAATTGGCAATCGACCACTGTAGATAAATTATCGTAAGTAAACTATGCAAATACTTACACTGCCACTAATGACATCGTAATACCGGGAAATGAGTTGTATGATTGTAGATTTCCCGCAACCAGAGTGTCCAACGAGAGCAACGGATTGTCCGCGTTGCACGGTCAGACTTACACCTTTCAATATCTATAACGATGACAAATAACTAacagatttataaaaaaaaaacattatcctCTCATAATACAGAAGATTTGAGTAAAACTAATTTAACTACTAACAGGCACATCAGGTCTAGACGGATAGTGGAACACTACGTTCTTTAATTCGATAGTTCCTACAGGCGCAAAGGGCTTCAAGCCACGGTCCAACAG
The DNA window shown above is from Helicoverpa zea isolate HzStark_Cry1AcR chromosome 16, ilHelZeax1.1, whole genome shotgun sequence and carries:
- the LOC124637590 gene encoding ATP-dependent translocase ABCB1-like isoform X1, with the protein product MTALGNLGMVGSLVRSFGLARGAGAQIFHLLQNEPTINPLLDRGLKPFAPVGTIELKNVVFHYPSRPDVPILKGVSLTVQRGQSVALVGHSGCGKSTIIQLISRYYDVISGSVCVDNMDVRDLSVQWLRAQIGLVRQEPVLFNNTVRENIRFGREDATDADIREAAKEANAHVFITKLPKGYDTLVGERGASLSGGQKQRIAIARALVRNPRVLLLDEATSALDTASEAKVQLALDKAAEGRTTVIVAHRLSTIRHVGLIYVMDDGQVVESGTHEDLMANKGHYYEMVNLQEPEHVVATEDHTLVRSESSASDNEGAEALTLVEEDEEVKRSRMSFWRLIAMKSQEWRWLAVGTVCSIVIGFSMPLFIVVFGDLFGSMSDPDPNKLMEKVKKVSLMCICIGLVMGTSNLIEAVSFGVAGAHMTERLRSRMFEHLLRQHVAFYDERRNSTGALCAKLSAEAAYVQGASGQRIGICLQGFGAIGLALVLAMLFEYRVGLVALCFLPLIAFVVYQQVKAVSQESFGNAKSLENSTKVAIEAVSNIRTVVCLGQERLFVREYVRQLAPALKDAKKAAHCRGLVNGLSRSIFNFINATALTYGGSLIVAEGVPYENILVTTQSLQMASGQAQNAFTFAPEFQKGVSAASRIVALLETKPQICDPATPVITPFRPKGEASLHDVQFRYPSRPGVQVLRGLDLKVERGKTIALVGHSGCGKSTVIQLLQRYYDPDVGEVQCLDGLPLPGLLLSEARSGFGLVSQEPVLFDYSIAENIAYGDYERGPTHEEIVQAAKQANIHNFIVSLPQGYETNIGAKGMQLSGGQKQRVAIARALIRHPKILLLDEATSALDTESEKVVQEALDAAKAGRTCVTIAHRLSTVRDADLICVIAKGRVAEAGTHHQLLEAKGLYYDLHAHAI
- the LOC124637590 gene encoding ATP-dependent translocase ABCB1-like isoform X2; protein product: MVIIYFQYRFSSKLDKFMIATSIIASFVAGITLPYAITLVANVFQNMITYDKAVQAGTQDAEAFLLSMHYFGVKYSLIGVLLFFCAYLGSAFMNITAINQVYKIREEYLKAALNQDFAYFDCHQTGDFASKMAEDVIKLEEGIGDKLSAFVYSVTTAIGCILMAMLKGWKLALLCLTTTPITFTLVGLTGRIADRLYKQEALETGRASAIAQEVLSSIRTVYSFNGQQKELERYKIPLAAAKKIHIKKEFFTGLSMGFLFFCIFCSYALSFYFGIYLMINDPENYNADVMFSVFFGVMTALGNLGMVGSLVRSFGLARGAGAQIFHLLQNEPTINPLLDRGLKPFAPVGTIELKNVVFHYPSRPDVPILKGVSLTVQRGQSVALVGHSGCGKSTIIQLISRYYDVISGSVCVDNMDVRDLSVQWLRAQIGLVRQEPVLFNNTVRENIRFGREDATDADIREAAKEANAHVFITKLPKGYDTLVGERGASLSGGQKQRIAIARALVRNPRVLLLDEATSALDTASEAKVQLALDKAAEGRTTVIVAHRLSTIRHVGLIYVMDDGQVVESGTHEDLMANKGHYYEMVNLQEPEHVVATEDHTLVRSESSASDNEGAEALTLVEEDEEVKRSRMSFWRLIAMKSQEWRWLAVGTVCSIVIGFSMPLFIVVFGDLFGSMSDPDPNKLMEKVKKVSLMCICIGLVMGTSNLIEAVSFGVAGAHMTERLRSRMFEHLLRQHVAFYDERRNSTGALCAKLSAEAAYVQGASGQRIGICLQGFGAIGLALVLAMLFEYRVGLVALCFLPLIAFVVYQQVKAVSQESFGNAKSLENSTKVAIEAVSNIRTVVCLGQERLFVREYVRQLAPALKDAKKAAHCRGLVNGLSRSIFNFINATALTYGGSLIVAEGVPYENILVTTQSLQMASGQAQNAFTFAPEFQKGVSAASRIVALLETKPQICDPATPVITPFRPKGEASLHDVQFRYPSRPGVQVLRGLDLKVERGKTIALVGHSGCGKSTVIQLLQRYYDPDVGEVCLDGLPLPGLLLSEARSGFGLVSQEPVLFDYSIAENIAYGDYERGPTHEEIVQAAKQANIHNFIVSLPQGYETNIGAKGMQLSGGQKQRVAIARALIRHPKILLLDEATSALDTESEKVVQEALDAAKAGRTCVTIAHRLSTVRDADLICVIAKGRVAEAGTHHQLLEAKGLYYDLHAHAI